The Emys orbicularis isolate rEmyOrb1 chromosome 4, rEmyOrb1.hap1, whole genome shotgun sequence genomic sequence GAGTGAAGGCTGCTGTTCCTATAGATTTAGCCTTGTCAGTATCAGCAGCTGTGTTCCAAATTAGAATGTTATGACAGTGAAGTGTCTGTTTCACCCCTTAGTTACTTCAGCAATCTGTAACAAACTAGCCTAGCATTTCcagtgtttgtttggttttttttgcaaacCCTGGCAGTAACAATTTGCTCTGCTGAGTAGAAACTGAAATGCAGCCTGTGccattatataattttaaattagGATCGACTCTTCTTATTTTGCTCAGCACAAGGCTGGTTTTCTGGCCCATAGACGCTTCAATAGTGCCATAAACTGTCTGGTAAAGGACTTGTTTATTTGCTATGACGCCTGTGTGTATTTGGTCTTTACTGATGCATACCTTTGCTTGTGTTCTGCTGGCTCCGGGTTTCTAAAGATGATCTTTTCTtgcataatattaataattagtaTGGGCTGTCAGCGTTAGTTCTGGATCAAAATCCAAAACACAGAAGACTATTCGGGTCAGTTCTTTTCTCCTGATCTATGTCCCCCGACAAGTGCAAAGTAACAGAATAGATGGATTCCCAGGGACAGTGGTGCTGCAACTACGGGTgcaaggggtgctgctgcacctcctgtcttgaagtagtaacaacaaacaccaaatacatggtttccatcaccagcacccccactatagaaattgttccagcacccctgcccagggacttttttttctgaaagacGTATTCTGAACCTCTCCCCTTACATTGCCAAAGACAACCACCTTTTAGAAGTCTTTTGCTCAGACTCCCACAGTGATGCCGAGCATGATCAGTATGATCTTTTACTGCCAGGAAGAACAGCCCACGTGTTCCTGCAGATTAATGAGATTGGGTTTAAAGTTATGAATGGATCCAAAAAGAAAGGGTTGGTCCACTGAGAGGCTAGACAGGCACATCTCAATCTGCCCCTGAGGGTGAGAAGCATGTTGAGGACTGGGGGACACTCAGCCCTGATACGACTTGCCCATAGTCATGTAAAGACTGTGCGActgtctttaaaaagggaggGGGTATGTAATGGCGAGGACAGGGGATTGAGACTcggcattcatagaatcatagaatcatagaatatcagggttggaagggacctcaagaggtcatctagtccaaccccctgctcaaagcaggaccaattcccaactaaatcatcccagccagggctttgtcaagccgggccttaaaaacctccaaggaaggagactccaccacctccctaggtaacgcattccagtgcttcaccaccctcctagtgaaatagtgtttcctaatatccaacctggacctcccccactgcaacttgagaccattccttGGTTCTGTGCCTGGATCTGGAAGGGAATCACTGTATGACCTAGACAAGTCCAtaaacccctctgtgcctcagaatGTTATGAAATGGGGGAGAATAATCCCTTTCTGCCTTCCAGGAGTGCAGGGAGGATTAAATAATGTTAGTAAGGCACTTTGAAATATTGTGATGAAAAAATGCTCACTACagatgtttatttaaaatataaatatatggtgAGAGATAAGctgaagagagaagaaaatggGGGTCCCACGACAAACTGCCTGTTTTTCCCTACTGAGAGGAGCATGCAGCAGAGAGATAATAGCTGCATTGAGAGGTCTAGCAGCATACATGTAGGAGAGGTTGCGCGCTCTGTGAGCTGTGGCATTGGGACAAGCACTGAGAAAAGTGACTTCAGTCCTGTCTTCTAAGGATGGTTTCAATGCAGCCACGTTAGGTAATTAATGAAATTGCAGCAGCCAGTGCAATGacagggagtggggatgggggggagccacTTTGCCAAAAAGACCTCCAGGCAATTAGAGTAAGGCAAAGACCTGGAAGGTCTTGGTCAATATGGAAATAACCAATGTCCTTTGTAAATGATGCTCACTTATTGCTTTTTAGTCACAAAACGCCAGAACCAGCCACCCCAAGTCCAGTTCAATCCAGTAAGGAGGGATGTGGGCTCATGCTTTTGGGTTCTCTGCCTTGCCTCATATCGGGGGAATTCTCGGCTGGCTCTTGACACGGAAGGAAGTGCCTACTTGGTTCGAAAGCCTGAAGAAACCCTCTTGGCGTCCACCCAACAAAATGTTCCCCGTCGTGTGGACTACCCTGTACACAGGCATGGGGTAAGGTTCTGTGTACTATCCCTTCTCTGTTTCTGTAGGTCTTTATCTCTAGGGGAGACTTCACTCTCCTCCATGGCTCAGTTTGGAGCTTTCCTTCTCAAGGACAAAGTGGGCAGGAAAGGGACGTTTATTTTCAGAAGATGAACCTAACACCCCACTGGGTACTGAGCTGAGTTCATCAGCTCCacctggaactttttttttttgccgggaactttgtctacactgggtttATTTTGCACGGAGGCTCACGATGACAACTGTAGAACTTTGAGAACCCAGCTAAGatcaggggcccattgtgctaggcgctgtatccATAGCCAGAGACATTCCCTGCCAGATGAACTTActgcctaaatagacaagagagatCATGAGTTTGATGTGATGGCAGGCCACAGATGTAGGTGCACCAATGCTGCGCTGGTGCAAACCCACTACCGCAAGTCACTTTTACACCAGTGCGGTATGTTTAGACTAGGAGCTGCATCAGTGTAGCTACATTGGTGCAAACCCCCTCCCTCAaaacccagtgtagacaagccataagaGCTGCCTTTGGCAGGGTGGGATCTGCCCTTGGAGCTGTGTTCCAATAGTAAGAATTATATGGAGCAAAAACCGGTGCCTCCTAGTAGAATAGTGCCTGATCCCACAGCATCTTGGAGAGAAGCCAGGTGGGACAGCAAAATGTTAATTGTGATTTTCCTCTTCACAGCTACGCTTCATATTTGGTGTGGAATGACTTAGGGGGCTTCAACAGCAAAGCTGTCATCCCACTGGGCCTCTACGGAGCTCAGCTTGCCTTGAACTGGGCTTGGACTCCCCTATTCTTTGGCGCTCATAAGCTAAAACTGGTAACGTGTCTGTGCATATTTATCTTGTGTCGTCTGTGTCTCTGCGCCACCAGTTTGGCGCCTTTCGGAGGGTCTACAGCGAGCACCAGGTAGTGCTGTACCCTGTGTCAACTGTAAAGGCATCTTAGCAGAGCTCAGTGTCTGCTCACACCACATTTGATTCTAACCAGTGTTATCAGTCCCTCGCATTCCTGACCTGAAAAGCAGGGCGGTTAGGGAGCCAGTCTTCTGGCTGCTGCATCTTTCCGTTAAGAATTTACGTCGAGAGATAAGCCTCCTTGAGTGTCACGCCCTGGTCCAACCAGAGGCAGGGCCATGAACTTCAAGGGGGCCACACTATTCGTGGATGGCTTATCAGGCTATAAAATACACTGTCAACAGGAGAGCCCATAACAGTCCTACTCTCGCTGGACTGCCTTCGATAAGAGTTACTCTTACAATGCATAGGGAGAATACGATCCCAGCAGTAGATGCCTCAATCATTTCCCTCTCTCTTCTTCAGGCTCTGGTGGACATCCTGTGCCTATATGGCCTGGTGCTTGGCACCATGTACTCTTGGTACCCCATTAACAAGATGGCAACAATGCTGATGGTGCCTTACCTGGCCTGGCTGACCTTGGCTTCTTCTCTCACCTTCTGCATCTGGAGGGACAATCCTgaggaggaaaaaggaaagagTGACTAAGACAAAAAGAGGAGCTGGTGAAATAAGGTCATTCTATGAAATCAACCCATCCTGATGTGATGTGGTGAACCAAGAGCTGATAGCCTGGGGGTGGTTAATTTTATTAAGATTGACACCTGAACATACATATTATTTGCATAGGGCGGATGGGGAAAATTTTGCAGAATGCAATGGGATGTCCCTTTAAGGCTACCATATACCTTTAACCTGAGAacccctgcctctctctttctccaacaATGCTGGGGTTTTGGGGTTACAGCTGTATGGTGGCCTTATAGGGACACTAACAGGTTAAATCTCATAGGCCAATTTCTGCTCTGTTATGCCACTATAAATTCAGAgtcactccactgaagacaatggagttattctggatttatatcagtgcaactgagatcagaatttgctcgcatacattaaaaaaaattctcacctGTGTGACAAAAAACACCTGAGATGATTAAAACAGGACAATTTTTACAAACCTAATGGCTTTTTGCCATTTTTGCTGTTTAATTTTTGCATAAGACTCAGTTTGGACTTTTTACCATTAGCCATTAACTTCTCACCACCTAGGTTGCTTGCTCATTACTTGCCATTCTCTCTGCCTGCGAAATGAAAATGGTCAggttcattttctgcttttagTTTATTGTGCTTCTTGGTTCTCATGCCCCTGTGCAATGCTGCAATGACTGGAGTGCAAATAACTGTACTGAAGGGAAATCTTTATCTGTCCCACCTCCAAAATACCCCTCCCCACAAACCCTCCCCCCCTCTGCATTCACTGAAATAAAACATCCCCCAAAACATGTATTGACACATTTATAATATGCTTTGTAAAACCTTCAAACCAACCCCTCTAAATGTTGTGCCTTAAACTACCAGACaacagctgggattttcaaaggtgcacaagggagttagatgcctaaattccattgaaattcagtgggaattgggcacctgacttagggtgaccagatgtcccgattttatagggacagtcctgatttttgggtcttttttcttatataggctcctattacccccttacccccgtcccgatatttcacacttgctgtctggtcaccctaacctgacTCCTTTAAAATCCCAGGCAGTATCACTTTACCCAATACCACTTTGGCATTTTCCAGGTTAGCGGAAGCGGTGCCTGATTCATGTAACAAACAGGCCCATAAGGACTGCTCATGTGAGAGCGTGCTTGCAGGCCGGGGCCTGTAATGCTGAGGAGGTTGTGCCTCCATAGACTCATCAAGAGGGTCCTGGACAAATC encodes the following:
- the TSPO2 gene encoding translocator protein 2, encoding MWAHAFGFSALPHIGGILGWLLTRKEVPTWFESLKKPSWRPPNKMFPVVWTTLYTGMGYASYLVWNDLGGFNSKAVIPLGLYGAQLALNWAWTPLFFGAHKLKLALVDILCLYGLVLGTMYSWYPINKMATMLMVPYLAWLTLASSLTFCIWRDNPEEEKGKSD